One Natator depressus isolate rNatDep1 chromosome 5, rNatDep2.hap1, whole genome shotgun sequence DNA segment encodes these proteins:
- the LOC141987909 gene encoding uncharacterized protein LOC141987909: MQSSSAEVTMMESQNRKRAPAWTEREVRDLIAVWGEESVLSELRSSFQNAKTFVKISQGMKDRGHNRDPKQCRVKLKELRQAYQKTREANGRSGSEPQTCRFYDELHAILGGSATTTPAVLFDSFNGDGGNTEAGFGDEEDDDEEEVVDSSQQASGETGFPDSQELFLTLDLEPVPPEPTQGCLLDPAGGEGTSTACVSMITGSSPSQRLVKIRKKKKRTRDEMFSELMLSSHTDRAQTNAWRQIMSDCRKAQNDQEERWRAEESKWRAEETERPVAVLLPKGSTMQNKERLRADL, translated from the exons atgcagagctcatcagcagaggtgaccatgatggagtctcagaatcgcaaaagagctccagcatggaccgaacgggaggtacgggatctgatcgctgtatggggagaggaatccgtgctatcagaactccgttccagttttcaaaatgccaaaacctttgtcaagatctcccagggcatgaaggacagaggccataacagggacccgaagcagtgccgcgtgaaactgaaggagctgaggcaagcctaccagaaaaccagagaggcgaacggccgctccgggtcagagccccaaacatgccgcttctatgatgagctgcatgccattttagggggttcagctaccactaccccagccgtgttgtttgactccttcaatggagatggaggcaatacggaagcaggttttggggacgaagaagatgatgatgaggaggaggttgtagatagctcacagcaagcaagcggagaaaccggttttcccgacagccaggaactgtttctcaccctggacctggagccagtaccccctgaacccacccaaggctgcctcctggacccagcaggcggagaagggacctcca ctgcatgtgtttcaatgatcacaggatcttctccttcccagaggctagtgaagattagaaagaaaaaaaaacgcactcgagatgaaatgttctccgagctcatgctgtcctcccacactgacagagcacagacgaatgcgtggaggcaaataatgtcagactgcaggaaagcacaaaatgaccaggaggagaggtggcgggctgaagagagtaagtggcgggctgaagaga CAGAGCGGCCAGTGGCCGTCCTGCTCCCAAAGGGGAGCACCATGCAAAACAAGGAGCGCTTGAGGGCTGATCTGTGA